The DNA sequence GACAACGCGCTGCTCTACGAACAGACCCGCAGCCGGCAGCGGTGGCTGGAGGCCACCGGGGAGATCTCCGCCGAGCTGCTGGGCGGCACCGACGTCCACGAGGTGCTGCACCTGATCGCGAGCCGGGCGGCCGAGCTCACCGGCGCCGGCGACGCGCTCATCGCGCTGCCCGCCGTGGAGGGCGGGGGCCTGGTCGTCACGGTGTGCGCCGGACCGGACACCGAGGCGCTGACGGGGCGCCGGATCCCGCTCGACGGGTCGACGTCCGGCGCGGTGCTGCGCGACCACGTGCCGCGCAGCGTGCCCAGCCTGGCGTTCGACCTGGCCGACGGCCTGGGCGTGGACCTCGGGCCGGCGCTGGCGGTGCGGCTGCGGTCGGGGGAGTCCACCGCCGGGGTGCTGCTGGCGATCCGCGCGCCCGGGGCGGCGGCGTTCGACGAGCACGAGCTCCAGATCGTCTCCGCCTTCGCCGACCAGGCCGCGCTCGCGCTGCGCGACGCCGAGAGCCAGGCCGCCCGCCGCGAGCTCGACGTCGTCGTGGACCGCGTCCGGATCGCCCGCGACCTGCACGACCAGGTGATCCAGCGGCTCTTCGCGGTCGGCCTCGGGATCGAGGGCACCCGCCGCCGCACGGACTCACCCGCGGTCGCCGTCCGGCTCACCCAGCACATCGACCAGCTCCAGGACGTCATCGAGGAGATCCGCGGCGCGATCTTCGACCTGCACGCCGAACCGGGCGCCGCGCACGGCCTGCGGGCGCGCCTGCAGAACGCGATCACCGACACGACGGCCGACTCCGCGATCCGCACCACGGTGCGGTTGTCGGGCGCGTTCGACCGGGTGCCCGCGGGACTGGCCGAGCACGCGGAGGCCGTCGTCCGCGAAGCCGTCAGCAACGTCCTGCGGCACGCGCGCGCCGCCGAGCTGGCGATCACCGTGTCCCTGGACGGCGAGCTGGTCGTCGAGGTCTCGGACACCGGGATCGGGATGCCGGAAGCCGTGGTGCGCAGCGGGTTGCGCAACCTCGAACAGCGCGCGGTGGAAGCCGGCGGGTCGTTCCGGGTGGAGCGCGCGGCCGAAGGGGGCACCCGCGTCGTGTGGGCGGTGCCGCTACCCGCACGCCCGTGAACCATTCCACGATGCATGAAGTTCACCCGATCCGGGTATGTCCCGGGTGTCCGCGGTTCAGCCGAGTAGCCGTTGTCCCATTCGCCGGTGCGCTCGCACCGGCCTCGCGGCGGCGGCCCGGTTCGCGGAGTCGCCGTCCGCCACGGAGGTGACAGCCATCATGCGCGATCCCCTGGACCGCTTCCACCGCAGCACATCGACGCTCACCGTGACCACCACCTACGACTCGGCGGTCGTGGCCGCCACCGGGGACCTCGACGGCGGTATCGCCGAGCACCTGCTCGGCCGCCTCGCCGACGAGCTCGCCCTGCGGCCGCAAGCCCTGGTGATCGACCTGAGCCGGGTGGGTTTCTGCTCGGCCCGCGTCCTGCGCGTGCTGCTCACGACTTCGGCCGACGCGCACGCCGCCGGCATCCCGTGCGTGCTGGTCAGCGACCAGCGCGCGGTCCTGCGGCCGATCGCCGTGCTGGGGCTGGACCACCTCCTGCAGGTGCAGAGCACACTCGCCGCCGCCCGGGAGTGGCTGGCGGTGCTGGGCACCGTCGGCGTCACCGGGTAGGCGGGTACCGCCGTTCGCGCGACCTGCTCCCGGCTGGGCCGATCGGCCCAAGCCCACGCGGGTGACCTGCGTTTCCCGGGTTCCTCGCGTGGGTACGCGGAGCGCGACGATCTTTCGGAGAACGATCTTTCGACGAGCGAGGAGTGCACTGTGGCCATCGCGACGGTCAACCCGGCGACGGGCGAGCGGGTCCGGGAGTTCGACGCGCTCACCGACGAGCAGCTGGACGGCAAGCTGCAGCTCGCCGCCGAGGCCTTCCGCGCTTACCGGAAGACGTCCTTCGGCGATCGCGCCGCGCTGCTGCGGCGGGCCGCGGACATCCTCGACGCCGAGGCGGACGAGCTGGGCCGCCTCGCGACGCTCGAGATGGGCAAGACCCACGCCGCCGCGGTCGCGGAAGTGCAGAAATCGGCGAAGGGGTGCCGCTGGTACGCCGACCACGGCGAGGAGATGCTCGCCGACGAACCGTGGCCGGTCGAGGGCGCGAAGGTCTTCACCCGGTACGAGCCGCTCGGGCCGGTGCTCGCCGTGATGCCGTGGAACTTCCCGTACTGGCAGGTCTTCCGGTTCGCCGCGCCGGCGCTGCTGGCGGGCAACGTCGGCCTGCTCAAGCACGCGTCGAACGTCCCGCAGTGCGCGTTGGCGATCGAAGACGTCCTGCGCCGCGCCGGTTTCCCCGAAGGC is a window from the Amycolatopsis sp. NBC_00355 genome containing:
- a CDS encoding GAF domain-containing sensor histidine kinase; the encoded protein is MPEETVSGRDRMAALPAAVLAFSAGLELETTLRRIVASAAELVGARYGALALLDEDGRTTGFAVTGVDDATRDRIGPPPDGHGPLGALVAGRDPVRLADLGIPGIPGIPGFPPGHPSMRTFLGVPLLVRGAVLGRLYLSGERPFTADDERAIVALAAAAGIAVDNALLYEQTRSRQRWLEATGEISAELLGGTDVHEVLHLIASRAAELTGAGDALIALPAVEGGGLVVTVCAGPDTEALTGRRIPLDGSTSGAVLRDHVPRSVPSLAFDLADGLGVDLGPALAVRLRSGESTAGVLLAIRAPGAAAFDEHELQIVSAFADQAALALRDAESQAARRELDVVVDRVRIARDLHDQVIQRLFAVGLGIEGTRRRTDSPAVAVRLTQHIDQLQDVIEEIRGAIFDLHAEPGAAHGLRARLQNAITDTTADSAIRTTVRLSGAFDRVPAGLAEHAEAVVREAVSNVLRHARAAELAITVSLDGELVVEVSDTGIGMPEAVVRSGLRNLEQRAVEAGGSFRVERAAEGGTRVVWAVPLPARP
- a CDS encoding STAS domain-containing protein produces the protein MRDPLDRFHRSTSTLTVTTTYDSAVVAATGDLDGGIAEHLLGRLADELALRPQALVIDLSRVGFCSARVLRVLLTTSADAHAAGIPCVLVSDQRAVLRPIAVLGLDHLLQVQSTLAAAREWLAVLGTVGVTG